DNA from Eucalyptus grandis isolate ANBG69807.140 chromosome 5, ASM1654582v1, whole genome shotgun sequence:
TTGGAGGCCGCATTAGAGGCCCATCTCCATTAATCCATCAATGGATTGAATTCTGCTTGCAATCTGCAAGAGCACTGCCTTTCCAACAGGGAGTACTTCCAGGTGCTGTTCCTCGGGCCCTTGATAGTCCaatcattgaaattccaaaagagCTCATCAAGGTTAATAGGCCGAAGCTAGATACAAACCTTGTGGCTGGAGTACCTCCACCTCACATACTTGACAGGTGCGAATTTTTGGAACCACTGCCTGATGCTACGGTCTCTGATTATGAGTGGCTGATAAGAAGTATGCAGAAATCTGGTCCTGGCTTTATTGAGCGTTTGCAGCTTAAGATGTCTATGGTGATACGGGTTTTTCAGCTCAAGCTACATGCCAAGATAAGTTGAGACGATGCTGAGTCGTAAGATGCCTATGTAATCAGCTAATAAGTGAAGtagttttctcttccttcaaCTTAAAAGACACGAGCACAAATTTTGTTTAGAAAGGAGTGGCCTTTGACTTGAAGGCCACTTTAAGGAAATGGAAGTTGATTCTCTGAAAAATGCAATAGATAATCTTATGTTTAGTCATATGCATAAGAAAATGCTTCTATCACGATTCAAACTTTGTCGACTTACCAATTATTATCTGGGCAATACCATGTGTACGGGATACTGTAAATGTTAAGAAATGACATGTTTATAATTGAGCTACTCTCgtaactccttttgtgagaattTCATTGGGAAGAAGGGAAAGCTTGATGTATGTGATGTCAATGTTTTCGGCTTTTAGCCAGCAGCTTATTGCTAGGGTGGGTAACGCTCATTTTTGGTGTTACTAGTTGGTAACTTAATGTGCCCTTATTTCAAGAAGCCTTTCTATTTCAGCAATTCATGAAAGAATGAATCGAGGAATAACCTATGAATGTAACAACTACAAGAAAAGACCTCATGATAGTTGTGCTGGATttaagaaaattgcaaaaaatgcaaaaaccttttttttttggtaaataattcaaaagttGCAAAAAATGCCTAGTTAGCATCAACAATATATCCACGTCGGTGATTTCTTATTAGAATTGGCTAAATTGATCACAtcagcaaattatcaaaaaatttaaaatgtttttaaaactcgattggctaaattaaaatgtttagaacagAATTGACATATATGTGAAAggtttgaaattattttttgtcaattttccttCAACATGCTAAAAGTAGCAAATTACTCATATGAATTCAATAACAAATGTGAAATGCTAAAGCAATCAAATGCAACGATGGATTGAATCCCTCTAACATGTGAATGCATCTCTCAAATTTCATTCAACGGCAAAAGATGCAATAGAGAGACCAGCAGAATTTTTTATCGCCAACCgggtgtgagagagagagagagagagagagagaagtcgacGCTTAAAGGCGTACGGACGTATATATCTACatcaccaaaagaaagaaagagagagaggaaaggaaaaaccgACCGACCGACCAATCGCGACCGCCTACCCCGTGCGCACGCTTTTACTTGCACCACCCACGCAACCAGTAGCAGCCCCGACATCGTCTTTTGATCCTCCtcgtcttccttcttcatcgTTCCTTTCGCACGCAGacactgagagagagagagagagagagagatgacgagGGGAAAGCAGAAGATCGAGGCGCAGAGGAAGAACGCGGAGCGGAACCAGAAGGGCAAGGGGTCCCAGCTCGAGGCCCGGGTCGTCGGCCTCAAGGTCACCTGCCCCATTTGCAAGGTCTCTCCTCTCTTcgctctcctcttcctcctcttttctttccccagCTTTGAAATCTCTCTGCGCGCGTGGGGACGGATCACGATTCGATCGGATCGGGCGAGGGGACGTCGTTCTTATCGCGCTGTCGACTTGGGTTTCCGGGTTTCGTTTTACCGTTCGTTCCCTTTTGTCCAAGGTTCCGGCTTTATTATGGCTATGGATCGTCTTCGTGTGTGAGTTGGGACTACGAATTGGGTTGCTGTGCGTGTTTTGATAAGAAAACTAATTCGTTTGTTGCTGTCTTGACACGTGCGGTGGTTAATTAACGGTTAAGAGTGTTGGGTATGTGAGTGAGCGAGTGTTCGGGAAGTTTCTTTGGAGAGGGTGTTCGTGCGTGATCATGGAGATATGAGGAGGTGGAGTTTTTTTACTGTGGTGGGATTCCCATCCTTTTTACCTCGTGAACGAGGTGTTGTGAGAATCTATGGCATCGTGGCTGGAGAACGCTGATCGGAGCTCGTTGATCATCGTCAAGCtgagatgatgatgatttggATGAATTGGAGGACTTTCAGTGGTTGGATGTGGTGGAACAAAATGGCGGTAGCTGAGGAATGCACACTTGAGAAATGCAATTTAGGGGTGTTCTCGCAGCAGTAGATGGACACTCCATTTGGATGGTGTGAAAATCATTGTTTTAGGTGTTATAATTTTGCTACTTTTTGCTATAAATGACAGCTTTTTTCAGGGATGAATGGTTCTAAGTATGCACCTAgtatggtttttcttttcctgattaATGACCTTCATAGTTGGCATTTTGTTAATTGCATCATTTTGACATATTATGAGGTTTACTTAGGATATACATTGAAATTGTCTGATGTCCTTTTGCTGGCATTGCGAAGATTAATTACTCTTCTGTAGCATATTCAATGCTTGGGTTGCTGAAATTTTGATCTTTGCTTAAAATTCCTGGGAAGTGGCAAGTTTGGGTATTGATTAGACCATTCACTATCTCTTGAAGCTCGATCTCTCCCCCAGATGAAGAATGCAAATCAGATACTACATGCTGTGTTAGGACAAGGGAAAGGTAAAATCTTGGGTAGACAAATTCTTGGAGTAATCTGAGTGAACACATTACAGAAAACTTATGGCAGGATGCCAATCAAAAAGGAATAGGTGACTTGAGAAGACTCGATGTGGTGGGTTCCATGAGGACCCTGAAATATATGGACCTTACGATTACGTAAGACTTTCCCCGTATTCAATCCCAGTGAATGAGGGAATGGAAGGCTTTGTCTACTGTACTTGGTTTTATGGATTCAAGGGGCCCCTGGAAGTAAAAGACTTCCAAGTTCTGCCTTCCGTATCACTTTTTCTTAGAGGAACGTTATTTTCATTATAGTGTAACtgttttgaaatgaaataaTGAAGTTAGCTGGATATGTTGGCCCTAATGCTGGCATAATATGAGTAAAAGAATCAATTTAGTTATCCTATTCGTGGGGGGTCCAAGGGTTATTACGCGAATTGGAGAATGGGTTTCTAAACCTGGGGCATTTGACACTGATTTGTTGGAGTATCTGGTTGTAATTCAGATGTATGGCTGCTTAAGTGGAGGAGATAGTTTTGATGCATCTTCTATAGTTTATCAGCTGCTAGGATAAGTTTTCACAAACTTTAAATATTCCTTTGAGAGTCGTACGTGTATGTCTGTCGTCCCACATTTGGGGATCAATGTTATGCCAATTCAAGCCTTCAATTCCACAagcttctttgtttgttttccATGGTACTTGTTCTTGTACCTTTTGTTTAGCCGTATTCTTTTTATGGCAATGGTTAACTACAATGAAGCAAATcgttttcattgttctttttgtctctttACCAGGTGCAACTAGCAAATCAGAATCAACTTGGGGATCATTATACCTCCAAACATCCAAAGGAAAAGCCACCTAGTGACTCGAGCTGACGGCACCTTTCATTTGTAGAGAATTCTGGAAACTGTGGAGAAAAACTTAATCCGCATGTATAAGGCTCTATGTGAAGCACAATAATTTGACTCGTGTAATTCGGTGCTGCTTCAGCAAGTCTGTATTGCAACTGCATTTGAACTCTCACATTGTCACTTCTTCCTGCTTGCTTCGAAATCAGTATTCGTGTCATCTACAACGGTCATTTCATATGTAAGACTTTTGAAGTGATGATCTCTGGAGAAACTGTAGGTATATTTAATCTCTTAACAACTTCTCTGCTGCTCAAATACCTGGTTGTTAGAACATGAATCATGAAAGTGGGGTAGCTGACTGGCTCGAGTTCTAGCCCTCTTCCTGAACATGCACACCTTGCTTGAGCCTATCCTTGCCAGGTTGGTGTGGCAACCAGTATATTTGATAGCTAATGGTAACCTTTATCCCGGTTGAGTTTGCTGTGCGCATGACGTCAGACCACAGATAGCTTTTCAAGTGCATCAATAGACTCACAGGCGAAATTACGATGTACtaaagattaaattaatttttttcttttttgttgagtTCTGCATAATGGTTATTACATAAACCCAAGTAACAAATTGTGTAATTGGAGTATTATGGTCCATGGTACTACCTTAAACCTAGTTAAGAGAACAGTTTGATGTCTACAAAGATGGGAGCTAATTCTGGTATAAACATTACTCTCAGTAACAATGGAAGAAGGTAGAAGAAAAGTGCCAAACGAAGTCGAGACGAGCAACGAGCATAAACTGGATCAGAAAGATGAGGCAATCCATTATGGACATTGTGCAAACCAGATCTTGAACACATGGTGCTATCTACACTGACTCTTCATCGTTTGAAGTAATGAGCTTGTATTATATTTCAACCAGAATATGTAGAACAAACTTCAGAGGACAAGCATTTGAACAAATGTATAATAAATACATACAATTACAAACATTACAAATCAATAAGGGAAAACCCTTTTCTCTCTACACAAACACCAGACTAAGAAGATTTCTACATGTAATTTTGCATTGCCGTACTTTCTCTTCAAAATGTTTATCGTCATCTGTGCAAAACGTACCTCCAAATCAATGAGAACCTTTAGTAATCTCTCCGGCCTATCCACGACAGAGATGTGAACATCGTTGCAAACAAAATTAGGTCAGTAAACTATCCATCCAGCCACTTCATAAGTCGCTCTCGTGAAGAAGCTTGTTCAAGAGGGTGGTTAATAGAGCATCCCTTCTTTCAGCCCGGTGCTCTTCTCGCGACCTCCTTTGCTCTTCCTGCTCCCGCCAAGCCTGCTCAACCATCAGCCTCTCCCTCTCAAGCTTCTCCATTGACTGTCTCCACTCCTGCTCGAACAAAAGGCGTTCACGGGCACGCCTCTCCATCATGTCCCTCCACTGCATTTCCATCTCCTGTTGCTGATTGAAGAATTCCCTGAGCATTTCCAAAGTATCAGCACCACCACTCCTGCCAGATACTCCGCTGGTCCCCCCCGTATGCTTGTTGATCGTGACCTCTTTGGCCTTCCTCTTACGAGAACCGACTTTCGAAGGCCTCTCCTCATCActatcatcctcatcttcatcatcagcCTCCAAAAGCTCATCAGAAGACTGATTGCCACcgtatcttttcaattttttcttcgcTTGGACAGAAGTCCCTTCAGACTCAAGATGAAGCCGCTGCATGTTCTTCGCTCTTTCAATGAATAACGCATGCAGTTCCTCGAAAAAGGGACATTTCCGTTCACTGTCAGGATCCGACGTCTCCTTCCCCTGAAATAACAGTCAAGCAGGCACTTAATACAATGAGCTGAAAACTCTGTCCAAAGGGCTACTCACTCATTCGATCACCTTcaacaaattaataattaatcgAAACCCACATTCATAGGATCACCTAAAAGCAGAGGGCAAGACAAGAACTTGAAAACACGAGCTACAGAGAAAGAATGCACAGCTTAGCTGACATAGTCATTTCCAAGAAGCATGATTAATTTAGTTGCAGTTCTAAAGCCCTGCTTGATTAGCTAATATTGCAGAACGATCAGACTGATACCAGGGGAAGATCTCACAAAGACAAGCCACTTTCTCAAACTCTCAAAACTAGAGATGCATCACAGGAAGCTGAGAAATTGATTCATTTCAGAGGTACAGGGCAAGCAAAACTCCCATTATCAAGTCTCAAAAAGCATCATTTTTCGCCAATTGAACTTCGCATATCATGGAAATCCGCAAGGATTCAACAGATTCAACTAAATTATAGCACCGCGCACCTCCACGACCACGAACAACACGCAAAAGCTACCTTGTAGCGGTTCAACAGGTTCTTCCACTTGCACTTGCACTGCTCCGGCGTCCTGCGGTAGCCTCTCTCCTTCATCCGCCCGCTCACGATCT
Protein-coding regions in this window:
- the LOC104444210 gene encoding trihelix transcription factor GT-3b; the protein is MFAGEDDDGESLGRISMMASSLLIPAEAAGAAAPQQQQPRPPQLQQHQPQWSQEETREFIRIRAELERDFTAAKRNKNLWEIVSGRMKERGYRRTPEQCKCKWKNLLNRYKGKETSDPDSERKCPFFEELHALFIERAKNMQRLHLESEGTSVQAKKKLKRYGGNQSSDELLEADDEDEDDSDEERPSKVGSRKRKAKEVTINKHTGGTSGVSGRSGGADTLEMLREFFNQQQEMEMQWRDMMERRARERLLFEQEWRQSMEKLERERLMVEQAWREQEEQRRSREEHRAERRDALLTTLLNKLLHESDL